The proteins below are encoded in one region of Ereboglobus luteus:
- a CDS encoding UDP-N-acetylglucosamine diphosphorylase yields the protein MKASDLYDLPESLGAFAPHFPADAAPWTWLDAIGPALEAVLAAAPQSPLPPVPPGVHIEGGVVIGAGVKLPAHATIIGPAWIGPGTEIRPGAFIRGNVIIGANCVVGNSCEFKNCLLMDGVQVPHFSYVGDSILGNRAHLGAGVVLSNLRLDKKTVTVRTPDGVADTGLRKLGALLGEGAEVGCNAVLQPGVIMGKRALVMPTVAFAGYLPPATIARIRNPISTLPRRD from the coding sequence ATGAAAGCCTCCGACCTCTACGACCTGCCGGAATCGCTCGGCGCGTTCGCACCGCATTTTCCCGCCGACGCCGCCCCGTGGACATGGCTTGATGCGATCGGCCCGGCGCTCGAGGCCGTTCTTGCCGCCGCGCCTCAAAGTCCGCTTCCGCCAGTCCCGCCCGGCGTGCATATCGAGGGCGGGGTGGTTATCGGGGCGGGCGTAAAGCTACCCGCGCACGCCACGATTATCGGCCCGGCGTGGATCGGTCCCGGCACCGAAATCCGTCCCGGCGCGTTCATCCGGGGCAATGTCATTATCGGCGCCAATTGTGTGGTCGGCAATTCGTGCGAGTTCAAAAACTGCCTGTTGATGGATGGCGTGCAGGTGCCGCATTTCAGCTACGTTGGGGATTCCATCCTCGGCAATCGAGCGCATCTCGGCGCGGGCGTCGTCCTCTCGAACCTGCGTCTCGACAAAAAAACCGTGACGGTGCGAACACCCGATGGTGTCGCCGACACCGGATTGCGCAAGCTCGGCGCGCTTCTCGGCGAGGGGGCGGAGGTTGGCTGCAACGCCGTTTTGCAACCCGGCGTGATCATGGGCAAGCGCGCGCTCGTCATGCCGACCGTCGCCTTCGCGGGTTATCTTCCCCCGGCGACAATCGCGCGCATCCGGAATCCCATTTCAACGCTGCCGAGGCGGGATTGA
- a CDS encoding MFS transporter, with the protein MAISNDSSQKPVRPLSLGVIFLTLYIDLAGFSILFPLTPDLLKHYLLIHGSGGALGWMLAQLNTIAGALGGGAHLPEVLFGGVVSSVFAVLQFVSAPLWGGLSDRIGRRNVLRLTVLGTAASYLLWAFSGSFWLFLASRVLAGVFGGNLSVATAAVADVTTRGERAKSMGYVGAAFGLGLVTGPLVGAFSARIDLPALWPELVALGINPFSMPALVALGLALVNLVWINARFRETLPPEARAQVEGWRLRNPLREILSLDNAPVRRVNLVSFTHSLAFVAMETSLVFLGAERFDYTAYENGVLMGFLGLCSILTQGLIVRRLYKRLRETTVLSCGLVCSALGFLTIGFAPAPALLYAGVALLALGGGLVNPSTSGLISLYAGVLEQGRVLGIFRSLGSLARAVAPVVAGVIFFTAGGRALYAIAALLAAVAWGFSQRLPEPEK; encoded by the coding sequence GTGGCCATCTCCAACGACTCCAGTCAAAAGCCCGTGCGCCCGCTTTCGCTCGGGGTGATTTTCCTCACGCTCTACATCGACCTCGCCGGGTTTTCGATTCTGTTTCCGCTCACTCCCGACCTGCTCAAGCACTATCTCCTGATTCACGGCTCCGGCGGCGCGCTCGGCTGGATGCTCGCGCAGCTCAACACAATCGCAGGCGCGCTCGGCGGCGGCGCGCATCTGCCCGAGGTGCTTTTTGGCGGCGTGGTGAGCTCGGTGTTTGCCGTGCTTCAGTTTGTTTCCGCGCCGTTGTGGGGAGGTCTTTCCGACAGGATCGGGCGGCGCAATGTGCTTCGCCTCACTGTGCTCGGCACGGCGGCGAGTTATCTGCTCTGGGCTTTCAGCGGATCGTTCTGGCTGTTTCTGGCGTCGCGCGTCCTTGCCGGCGTGTTTGGCGGAAACCTTTCCGTCGCCACCGCCGCGGTCGCCGATGTGACCACGCGCGGGGAGCGGGCGAAGTCGATGGGTTATGTCGGCGCGGCGTTCGGGCTTGGCCTTGTCACGGGGCCGCTTGTCGGCGCATTTTCCGCTCGCATCGATTTGCCTGCGCTCTGGCCGGAGCTCGTCGCGCTGGGGATAAATCCGTTTTCCATGCCGGCGCTCGTCGCGCTCGGCCTTGCGCTGGTGAACCTCGTTTGGATCAACGCCCGATTTCGCGAAACGCTTCCGCCCGAGGCGCGCGCGCAAGTGGAGGGCTGGCGCCTGCGAAATCCTCTTCGCGAGATTCTTTCGCTCGACAACGCGCCGGTGCGCCGGGTGAACCTCGTCTCGTTCACGCATTCGCTGGCGTTTGTGGCGATGGAAACCTCGCTTGTGTTTTTGGGCGCGGAGCGCTTCGACTACACGGCGTATGAGAACGGCGTGCTGATGGGCTTCCTCGGACTCTGCTCGATCCTCACCCAGGGATTGATCGTGCGCCGCCTCTACAAACGCCTGCGCGAGACCACCGTGCTTTCTTGCGGGCTGGTTTGCTCGGCGCTCGGGTTTCTGACAATCGGGTTCGCTCCGGCCCCCGCCCTGCTTTATGCGGGCGTGGCGTTGCTCGCGCTCGGCGGCGGGCTCGTCAACCCGTCCACGAGCGGGCTGATTTCGCTTTACGCGGGCGTGCTTGAGCAAGGCCGTGTGCTCGGCATTTTTCGCTCGCTGGGATCGCTGGCGCGCGCGGTCGCCCCCGTCGTTGCGGGCGTGATCTTTTTCACCGCGGGCGGGCGCGCATTATATGCAATTGCAGCCTTGCTTGCCGCGGTCGCTTGGGGGTTTAGTCAACGGCTTCCAGAACCTGAAAAATAA
- a CDS encoding LysM peptidoglycan-binding domain-containing protein produces the protein MTRIPPFIFACALTVLLLSPAIAPLCAQDGSPVSPVSPSGDNAKTSSSPIQPVVELTTIPETDLELRIEMAKLKGEIRKTAKENERAQTELNETIESLRRENAELKRAAINRENERNILIQKLAAAQLAAQDKDKADENVTTISTELKSARLTIDSLKLQIEKLTAEKETATGAIAQNNQAIEDANAKLVAARKEMSTLRIDLAAARQGSIALGEQIQALHAENQRLGAQLGDDAARHAKTVEAAEESLAAAQRETAGAKAEIATLTARIAELSAKNESTVREHGDVLGARDALQDRLAKAETKLAETETALAEATKARDELTQGVAALEKQIADDAAASTAAADELRKQMADAEEKLAASSRAHQLKQEELDELQKQFDAAGEKNAALTAQLAEFETKFAEAEKLAADDRDAAKETARQLAVAQENFKQLQLQSADVAGENVRLKTQIALIAQTQAQSRPAAAPAARAPSRPAQPQPEVSAQPDSQTVVASGTTAAPETRTHTIAAGETLSSIARKYYGGSEHWSRIYEANRDQLKSPDALKLGMTLRIP, from the coding sequence ATGACACGCATACCGCCCTTTATTTTTGCCTGCGCGCTGACAGTTCTTTTGCTGTCTCCGGCCATCGCGCCGCTGTGCGCGCAGGACGGTTCGCCAGTCAGCCCGGTGAGCCCGTCGGGGGACAATGCCAAAACATCCTCCAGCCCGATCCAGCCCGTCGTGGAACTCACCACAATCCCGGAGACGGATCTCGAACTGCGCATCGAGATGGCGAAGTTGAAGGGCGAAATACGAAAGACCGCCAAGGAAAACGAGCGCGCGCAAACCGAGTTGAACGAAACCATCGAATCGCTTCGCCGCGAAAACGCCGAGTTGAAGCGGGCCGCGATCAACCGTGAAAACGAGCGCAACATTCTCATCCAAAAACTCGCCGCCGCGCAACTCGCCGCGCAGGACAAGGACAAGGCGGACGAAAACGTCACCACCATTTCGACCGAGTTAAAATCGGCGCGCCTCACAATCGACTCGCTCAAATTGCAGATCGAAAAACTGACCGCCGAAAAAGAAACCGCGACGGGTGCCATCGCCCAAAACAACCAGGCCATTGAGGACGCGAACGCAAAACTGGTCGCCGCCCGGAAGGAGATGAGCACGCTGCGCATCGACCTCGCCGCCGCGCGTCAGGGCTCGATTGCGCTGGGCGAACAAATTCAGGCGCTCCACGCCGAAAACCAGCGCCTCGGAGCGCAGCTTGGCGATGACGCGGCAAGGCACGCAAAGACTGTTGAAGCGGCAGAGGAAAGTCTGGCCGCAGCCCAAAGAGAAACGGCCGGGGCAAAGGCGGAAATCGCGACACTCACCGCCCGCATTGCCGAGCTGTCCGCCAAAAACGAAAGCACCGTCCGCGAACACGGCGATGTTCTCGGCGCGCGCGACGCGCTTCAGGACCGGCTTGCAAAAGCGGAAACCAAGCTTGCGGAAACCGAGACCGCGCTTGCCGAAGCCACCAAGGCGCGCGACGAACTCACCCAGGGCGTGGCCGCGTTGGAGAAACAAATCGCCGACGACGCGGCGGCATCCACCGCCGCGGCGGACGAGTTGCGGAAACAAATGGCGGACGCGGAGGAAAAACTCGCGGCATCATCGCGCGCCCATCAGCTCAAGCAGGAGGAACTCGACGAGCTGCAAAAACAGTTCGACGCCGCCGGGGAAAAGAACGCGGCGCTCACCGCGCAGCTGGCCGAGTTTGAAACGAAATTTGCGGAGGCTGAAAAACTCGCAGCGGACGACAGGGATGCCGCCAAGGAAACCGCCAGGCAGCTGGCCGTTGCCCAGGAAAATTTCAAGCAATTGCAGCTCCAGTCGGCCGATGTCGCCGGGGAGAACGTGCGGCTGAAAACACAGATCGCATTGATCGCGCAAACGCAGGCGCAGTCCCGCCCGGCAGCCGCGCCGGCCGCCCGCGCCCCCTCTCGTCCGGCGCAGCCGCAACCCGAGGTTTCCGCGCAGCCGGACTCGCAGACCGTGGTCGCAAGCGGAACAACGGCGGCCCCGGAAACGCGCACGCACACAATCGCGGCGGGTGAAACGCTTTCGTCGATTGCGAGAAAGTATTACGGCGGCAGCGAGCACTGGAGCCGCATCTACGAAGCCAACCGCGACCAGCTCAAAAGCCCCGACGCCCTCAAGCTCGGCATGACGTTGCGAATTCCGTGA
- a CDS encoding aspartyl protease family protein has protein sequence MIPRTAQKHPAPRPGHAAALLFLAFMVVFSAGCSSVQRHLLHFYKRESRPGHTRLSEPVTTIPARIEANYFIVEAKWDKHGPWRFIVDTGSSVTLLSPDYVKRYPAEKKDGASARSINVRTASGRVQKLPPANVRIIKLGDAMFSNVPVLIYDCSELSAHFGMRIDGIIGFPLFRDTVFSLDYPQSRLIISRRSAVRSVPGATVKFNNEIRAPIIPVSINGETFSALIDSGSDGALVLNPLGLAPEFSQPPRTGATIGTILGDRVQEIGRLSTPLHIGDCKVEQPIVDITDQLSAIGGEILKNYCLVFDSKLGTVTFQRSADVPLEMGSQRSAGLSFAKTPAYWRVLSVVPGSPAEGAGVQAGDIVARINGEHVSEWQLQRYDTLVRESGEITYTFVRGQREEPMVIPVFDLVK, from the coding sequence ATGATTCCGCGCACCGCCCAAAAACACCCGGCCCCGCGCCCCGGCCACGCCGCGGCGCTGTTGTTCTTGGCGTTCATGGTGGTTTTCTCGGCGGGTTGTTCGAGCGTGCAGCGGCACCTGTTGCATTTCTACAAGCGCGAGTCGCGCCCCGGCCACACGCGCCTTTCGGAGCCGGTGACCACCATACCGGCGCGCATCGAGGCCAACTATTTTATCGTCGAGGCGAAGTGGGACAAGCACGGCCCCTGGCGTTTCATCGTGGACACCGGCTCGTCGGTGACGCTGCTCTCGCCCGACTACGTGAAACGCTACCCGGCGGAAAAAAAGGACGGCGCCAGCGCGCGCTCGATCAACGTGCGCACGGCCAGCGGCCGCGTGCAAAAACTCCCGCCCGCAAACGTGCGCATCATCAAACTCGGCGACGCGATGTTCTCCAACGTGCCCGTGCTCATTTACGACTGCTCGGAACTCTCCGCGCACTTCGGCATGCGGATCGACGGCATCATCGGCTTCCCGCTTTTTCGCGACACGGTTTTCTCGCTGGATTACCCGCAGTCGCGCCTGATTATCAGCCGCCGCTCGGCGGTCCGCTCGGTTCCCGGCGCGACGGTCAAGTTTAACAATGAAATCCGCGCGCCGATCATCCCCGTGAGCATTAACGGCGAGACGTTCAGCGCGCTGATCGACTCCGGAAGCGACGGCGCGCTCGTCCTCAACCCGCTCGGCCTCGCGCCCGAGTTTTCGCAACCACCGCGGACGGGCGCGACAATCGGCACGATCCTTGGCGACCGCGTGCAGGAAATCGGCCGGCTTTCCACGCCGCTGCACATCGGCGATTGCAAGGTCGAGCAACCGATCGTCGACATCACCGACCAGCTATCGGCGATCGGCGGTGAGATACTGAAAAACTACTGCCTCGTTTTTGACTCCAAACTCGGCACGGTGACGTTTCAGCGGAGCGCGGACGTCCCCCTCGAAATGGGCTCGCAACGCAGCGCCGGCCTTTCCTTCGCCAAGACGCCGGCCTACTGGCGCGTGCTGTCCGTCGTGCCCGGCTCGCCCGCGGAGGGCGCGGGTGTGCAGGCGGGCGACATCGTTGCGCGCATCAATGGCGAGCATGTGTCCGAATGGCAGCTGCAGCGCTACGACACGCTCGTGCGCGAGTCCGGGGAAATCACCTACACATTCGTCAGGGGCCAGCGCGAGGAGCCGATGGTGATTCCTGTTTTCGATTTGGTGAAGTGA
- the metF gene encoding methylenetetrahydrofolate reductase [NAD(P)H], with amino-acid sequence MTANRPISELFAQKRPLRSLEFFPPRDDAGVENLRAAAEALRRINPDFVSVTYGAGGSTRERTTQVSAMLKTDFGLTVMPHLTCVGHSRDELNELADRIYENGFRNIMALRGDPPKGSVEFKPAPNGLRYANELVALLKARHADLCLGVGGYPEKHPEASNEDVDLDNLKRKVDAGASFITTQLFFDNTVYYRFVEKCHARGITVPVIPGIMPVLSLKQVRRITQLSSAYLPPALIKRLEAAHDDADTSEMIGIDWALTQIRGLLANNAHGYHLYILNRARSALALAAGLAA; translated from the coding sequence ATGACCGCAAACCGTCCCATATCCGAGCTCTTCGCGCAAAAACGTCCGTTGCGATCGCTCGAATTTTTTCCGCCTCGCGATGATGCGGGAGTTGAGAACCTGCGCGCCGCCGCCGAGGCGCTTCGACGCATCAATCCGGATTTTGTCTCCGTGACCTACGGGGCCGGCGGCAGCACGCGCGAACGCACCACGCAGGTCAGCGCGATGCTGAAAACCGACTTCGGCCTCACGGTGATGCCGCACCTCACCTGTGTCGGGCATTCGCGCGACGAGCTGAACGAACTTGCCGACCGGATTTACGAAAACGGTTTCAGAAACATCATGGCGCTGCGCGGCGACCCGCCGAAGGGCTCGGTCGAGTTCAAGCCCGCGCCGAACGGCCTGCGTTATGCGAACGAACTCGTCGCCCTGCTCAAGGCGCGCCACGCGGACCTTTGCCTCGGTGTCGGCGGTTATCCGGAGAAGCATCCCGAGGCGTCCAACGAGGACGTCGATCTGGACAACTTGAAGCGCAAGGTTGACGCCGGCGCGTCGTTCATCACCACGCAGCTTTTTTTCGACAACACCGTGTATTACCGCTTCGTGGAAAAATGCCACGCGCGCGGCATCACCGTGCCCGTCATTCCCGGAATCATGCCCGTGCTTTCGCTGAAACAAGTGCGGCGCATCACACAATTGAGCTCCGCGTATCTGCCGCCCGCGCTCATCAAGCGCCTTGAGGCCGCGCACGACGATGCCGACACCTCCGAGATGATCGGCATCGACTGGGCGCTCACGCAAATCCGCGGCCTGCTTGCAAACAATGCGCACGGCTACCACCTTTACATATTGAACCGCGCCCGCAGCGCCCTCGCGCTCGCGGCGGGGCTCGCGGCGTAA
- a CDS encoding beta-ketoacyl-[acyl-carrier-protein] synthase family protein, producing MPTDKNGRRRVVISGVGFITPIGNDWAGVASSLREGRHGFERVEFFGNPNVPVKVAGTVKDFVVESMNWRDWKWPARYEIARETLRGLAPHGVYAICAIDQAVEHAGLARETLANDDAAGLYCASAGSAMMLHGHLSQMDRTRGERGNPMGVVSSISGTLNFNLAAHYKITGSVCGFVSACASGSHALGYACDDIRLGRLNRAVVVAGEELNAETLLPFAAMRALSPQSDPNVASRPFDTARDGFVGAGGAVALILEDAETAAARGARALAEIAGWGQAADGHSVAMSHPEGRGLANAMKRALSDAGASTGEIDYINAHGTSTPVGDRAEALAIKTVFDTNKKQPRISSTKALTGHPLSLAGAMETAFCVLAMNEGFIPGNPHLVNTDPVCEGLDLPRETLNERPRLVLNNSSGFGGSNVCHVLRAVG from the coding sequence ATGCCCACGGATAAAAACGGACGCCGGCGCGTGGTGATTTCGGGCGTGGGGTTTATCACGCCGATCGGAAACGACTGGGCGGGCGTGGCGTCGAGCCTGCGCGAGGGGCGGCACGGTTTCGAGCGGGTGGAATTTTTCGGAAACCCGAACGTCCCCGTGAAGGTGGCGGGCACGGTGAAGGATTTTGTCGTGGAATCGATGAACTGGCGCGATTGGAAATGGCCCGCGCGCTACGAGATCGCCCGCGAGACATTGCGCGGCCTGGCGCCGCACGGCGTGTATGCGATCTGCGCGATCGACCAAGCGGTTGAGCACGCGGGACTGGCGCGCGAGACGCTGGCGAACGACGACGCGGCGGGCCTGTATTGCGCATCGGCGGGCTCGGCGATGATGCTGCACGGGCATCTCAGCCAAATGGACAGGACGCGCGGCGAACGCGGCAACCCGATGGGCGTGGTGAGCTCGATCAGCGGAACGCTGAACTTCAACCTTGCGGCGCACTACAAGATCACCGGCTCGGTGTGCGGGTTTGTGTCGGCGTGCGCGTCGGGCAGCCATGCGCTCGGCTACGCGTGCGACGACATCCGGCTCGGCCGCCTCAATCGCGCGGTCGTGGTGGCGGGCGAGGAACTGAACGCGGAAACACTGCTGCCTTTTGCGGCGATGCGCGCTCTCTCGCCGCAAAGCGACCCGAACGTGGCATCGCGTCCGTTCGACACGGCGCGCGACGGTTTTGTGGGCGCGGGCGGCGCGGTGGCGTTGATTTTGGAGGATGCCGAGACCGCCGCGGCGCGCGGCGCGCGCGCGCTTGCCGAAATCGCCGGCTGGGGACAGGCGGCGGACGGCCACAGCGTGGCCATGTCGCATCCCGAGGGGCGCGGTCTCGCAAACGCGATGAAACGCGCGCTGTCCGACGCCGGCGCAAGCACCGGGGAAATTGACTACATCAACGCGCACGGCACCTCCACGCCGGTCGGCGACCGCGCCGAGGCGCTGGCGATCAAGACGGTTTTTGACACAAACAAAAAGCAACCGCGAATCAGCAGCACCAAGGCGCTGACCGGACATCCGCTGTCACTCGCCGGAGCGATGGAAACGGCGTTCTGCGTGCTGGCGATGAACGAGGGCTTCATCCCCGGCAACCCGCATTTAGTGAACACCGACCCCGTGTGCGAAGGCCTGGATTTGCCCCGCGAAACGCTGAATGAGCGCCCGCGCCTCGTGTTGAACAACAGCAGCGGCTTCGGCGGCAGCAACGTGTGCCACGTGCTGCGCGCGGTGGGATGA
- a CDS encoding VOC family protein — protein sequence MKLKHCTPVLFVKDAPKACQFYTKLLGFTVTLNNGDLNYMFEEGLTLWQIMDDNIVSKTLGSENIYNSESPSRFELCFETENLDAIHKRLKEHGVKFLHEINTEIWGQRAVRFYDIDGHLIEIGEAMPIFLKRIYDEEGGNLEATAKRTFMPVPALKQILQL from the coding sequence ATGAAACTGAAACATTGCACCCCTGTATTGTTTGTAAAGGATGCCCCAAAGGCATGCCAGTTCTACACAAAACTGCTTGGCTTTACTGTCACGCTCAACAACGGCGACTTAAACTATATGTTCGAGGAAGGCCTCACCCTGTGGCAGATAATGGATGACAACATCGTCTCGAAAACGCTTGGCTCGGAAAACATTTATAATTCGGAAAGCCCGAGCCGTTTTGAGCTGTGCTTTGAAACCGAGAACCTCGACGCCATCCACAAGAGGCTCAAGGAGCACGGCGTCAAATTCCTGCACGAAATAAACACGGAAATATGGGGGCAGCGCGCGGTGCGTTTTTATGACATCGACGGGCATCTGATCGAAATCGGCGAGGCAATGCCCATCTTCCTAAAGAGAATATACGATGAGGAGGGCGGGAATCTGGAAGCCACGGCCAAACGCACATTCATGCCGGTGCCGGCGTTAAAACAGATTCTGCAATTATAA
- a CDS encoding ComEC/Rec2 family competence protein, with amino-acid sequence MSQPQDATPEASPRTMPKLRSLRHRAPLLWILIPFMAGLAAAKTAPHALPAGWILGGALVLALASIALAPRHWSGLAALVLSVFLSGAASYEINRSRLAAYDALPPREARLTLRVTHTFAQGVRGAQGKSAAPRISGLARVTDAAPHLKELVGQRVYYSLSLPAAPGGGKENMPPAILRSSEITAIGVLYSLPRRVATDSFDGYLASSGMNFKFSRGRLLGVEKQPTATAAFYERTRQRFSEILSAGLDHRPQQAGVLRAMVLGQKQDIEEQQHALFLGSGTMHLFAISGLHIAVIATGIQFLLLFLRLPVWPRVIAGTLALYVYVQITGASPSATRAFTMVALLQASLLLRLPANAIATLAFAALATLLVAPMQLFSASFQMSYSIVAALLLFGLPLGETWLARWVLFRDTPQVARNWLQKKAVVAHRAVISALGISIAASLVSAICSTIYFKLFTPGALLANLVLIPAAALVILSGFISLFFGIIGITPLSVLFNHASALLLCTMEKSLEMFLKIPVVAMPAHFSPQWIGYCALALLLASMLCGYSQKWARRSGGFWLPVSVAVLVLAFFARGN; translated from the coding sequence GTGAGCCAGCCCCAAGACGCCACCCCGGAGGCCTCCCCGCGGACAATGCCCAAGCTGCGCTCGCTGCGCCATCGGGCTCCGTTGCTCTGGATATTGATTCCGTTCATGGCCGGGCTTGCGGCCGCAAAAACCGCCCCGCACGCGCTGCCTGCCGGCTGGATTCTTGGTGGCGCGCTTGTGCTCGCGCTCGCGAGCATCGCCCTGGCACCGCGGCACTGGAGCGGTCTCGCCGCGCTTGTGTTAAGCGTGTTTTTAAGCGGGGCGGCGTCCTACGAAATCAATCGCAGCCGGCTCGCCGCCTACGATGCGCTTCCGCCGCGCGAAGCCCGGCTCACGCTGCGAGTCACGCACACCTTTGCCCAGGGCGTCCGCGGCGCGCAGGGCAAATCCGCCGCGCCGCGAATCAGCGGACTGGCCCGCGTGACGGATGCCGCGCCGCATTTAAAGGAGCTTGTCGGACAGCGCGTTTATTATTCCCTCTCGCTACCCGCGGCACCCGGCGGAGGAAAAGAAAACATGCCGCCCGCGATACTCCGCTCCTCCGAGATCACCGCCATCGGCGTGCTTTATTCGCTGCCACGCCGCGTCGCGACGGATTCCTTTGACGGATACCTCGCGTCCTCGGGCATGAACTTCAAGTTTTCGCGCGGGCGGCTGCTCGGCGTGGAGAAACAGCCAACCGCCACCGCCGCTTTCTACGAACGAACACGGCAGCGTTTTTCCGAAATTCTTTCCGCCGGGCTCGACCACCGGCCGCAACAGGCGGGCGTCTTGCGCGCAATGGTGCTCGGCCAAAAACAGGACATCGAGGAGCAGCAGCACGCGCTCTTTCTCGGCAGCGGCACGATGCACTTGTTTGCCATATCGGGTCTCCATATCGCCGTGATCGCCACGGGCATCCAGTTCCTTCTTTTGTTTTTGCGACTGCCCGTGTGGCCGCGCGTGATCGCCGGCACGCTCGCACTCTACGTCTATGTGCAAATCACCGGGGCGAGCCCCTCGGCCACGCGCGCGTTCACGATGGTCGCGCTCCTTCAGGCGTCGTTGCTGCTCAGACTGCCGGCAAACGCCATCGCCACGCTCGCGTTTGCGGCGCTCGCCACGCTTCTGGTCGCGCCCATGCAGCTCTTCAGCGCAAGTTTTCAAATGTCATACAGCATCGTGGCCGCGCTACTTTTATTCGGGCTTCCGCTTGGTGAAACCTGGCTCGCGCGCTGGGTGCTGTTTCGCGACACTCCGCAGGTGGCGCGCAACTGGCTTCAGAAAAAAGCCGTTGTCGCGCACCGGGCGGTTATTTCCGCGCTCGGCATCAGCATCGCGGCAAGCCTCGTCAGCGCGATTTGCAGCACGATTTATTTCAAGCTCTTCACGCCCGGCGCGCTCCTTGCCAACCTCGTGCTGATACCCGCCGCGGCGCTTGTGATTCTCTCGGGTTTTATTTCGCTGTTTTTCGGGATCATCGGAATCACGCCCCTAAGCGTCCTTTTTAATCACGCCTCGGCGCTCTTGCTTTGCACAATGGAAAAATCGCTGGAGATGTTTTTGAAAATCCCGGTGGTTGCCATGCCCGCGCATTTCTCGCCGCAATGGATCGGCTACTGCGCGCTCGCGCTGCTGCTCGCATCCATGCTTTGCGGCTATTCGCAAAAATGGGCGCGGCGGAGCGGCGGGTTTTGGCTGCCCGTCAGTGTTGCTGTCCTGGTTCTGGCATTTTTCGCGCGCGGCAATTGA
- a CDS encoding MDR family NADPH-dependent oxidoreductase encodes MTTNYTIPTTPNAVRYHATGKPDEVLKYEAVSDDAREPAAGEVLVLMETAVIHPSDLGMIGGTYGRLRALPAVAGREGVGRVAKLGADVTKFKIGDRVRMPEDAGVWREAIVARADDLMSVPADLPAEQAAMAFINPPTAWLLLHEFADLKPGDWIIQNASNSAVGECVIQLAHALGLRTACLVRSPEKHEAKLRAMGADVVVADDDKALKAVMPQLGGAAPRLALNSIGGMSAITLTRSLGQDGQLVTFGGMTGDAIRFPTREFIFKNVALRGFWMDRWARSAKPGALQAVFDAVYARLRDGSLKMAVDSVYPINQYAEALARAGGYGRNGKVLLRGPGA; translated from the coding sequence ATGACAACAAACTACACAATTCCAACCACGCCGAACGCGGTTCGTTACCACGCCACCGGCAAACCCGATGAGGTTTTGAAATACGAGGCGGTTTCCGACGACGCGCGCGAACCCGCGGCCGGCGAAGTGCTCGTGCTCATGGAAACGGCCGTCATTCATCCGTCCGACCTCGGAATGATCGGCGGCACCTACGGACGCCTGCGCGCGCTGCCCGCCGTCGCCGGACGCGAGGGCGTGGGCCGCGTCGCCAAGCTTGGCGCGGACGTGACAAAATTTAAAATCGGCGATCGTGTGCGCATGCCCGAGGACGCGGGCGTGTGGCGCGAGGCAATCGTCGCGCGCGCGGACGACTTGATGTCAGTCCCTGCTGATCTGCCCGCGGAACAGGCGGCGATGGCGTTCATCAATCCGCCGACCGCCTGGCTGTTGCTGCACGAGTTTGCGGACCTGAAGCCCGGGGACTGGATTATTCAAAACGCCTCCAACTCCGCCGTGGGCGAGTGTGTGATCCAGCTTGCGCACGCGCTCGGCCTGCGGACGGCCTGCCTTGTTCGCTCGCCGGAAAAACACGAGGCAAAGCTTCGCGCGATGGGCGCGGATGTCGTTGTGGCCGACGACGACAAGGCGCTCAAAGCCGTGATGCCGCAACTCGGCGGAGCCGCGCCGCGCCTCGCGCTCAACAGCATCGGCGGCATGAGCGCGATCACGCTCACCCGCTCGCTCGGCCAGGACGGCCAGCTCGTCACTTTTGGCGGAATGACGGGGGACGCGATTCGTTTCCCCACGCGCGAGTTCATCTTCAAAAACGTGGCGCTGCGGGGATTCTGGATGGACCGCTGGGCGCGCTCGGCGAAACCCGGCGCGCTGCAAGCCGTGTTTGACGCCGTGTATGCGCGCCTGCGCGACGGCTCGCTCAAGATGGCGGTCGATTCCGTGTATCCGATAAACCAATACGCCGAGGCGCTCGCCCGCGCCGGCGGCTACGGCCGCAACGGCAAAGTGCTTCTGCGCGGTCCGGGCGCGTGA
- a CDS encoding acyl carrier protein, giving the protein MSPQQPDTNPSEKLSRYEPEVREAYARYCETGDVDAVQIVIIAMVREHLPKPSDAPITDEQKLVEDLGYDSLAVAEVVFAIEDTFGLRIETSEIMQISTVGSLKEFIAKKLGPKNE; this is encoded by the coding sequence ATGTCTCCGCAGCAACCCGACACCAACCCATCCGAAAAACTCTCGCGCTATGAGCCCGAAGTGCGCGAGGCCTACGCGCGCTATTGTGAAACAGGCGACGTGGATGCGGTGCAAATCGTAATCATTGCAATGGTGCGCGAACATCTGCCGAAACCCTCGGACGCGCCGATCACCGACGAGCAAAAACTGGTCGAGGACCTGGGTTACGATTCGCTCGCGGTGGCCGAGGTGGTCTTCGCAATCGAGGACACATTCGGGCTGCGCATCGAGACAAGCGAGATCATGCAGATCAGCACAGTCGGAAGCCTGAAGGAATTTATCGCCAAAAAACTCGGGCCGAAAAATGAGTGA